The Acidovorax sp. RAC01 genomic sequence CCGTGATGCCCTGCCCTCGGGCCTGAGCGTCTTGCAACCGGACGACCCACTGCCGGTGCCAGTCGTCCACGTTGTCGCTCTGCCAGGTTGCGTCCAGCCCGATACGGCTGCTTTCGTAGGCTTGGCCTGCGACGTGGTATCGGTAGCGGGCCTGCGCCTGGTAGGTAGTACCTTTGCCACCGGAGCTGGTATTGAGCTGGGCAGAAAGGACTTCCGCAGGCACAGGCTGCCAGCTTCGCGCTTGCCACGCCAGCTGCAGCGTCTGGACCATAGGTTCAAGCCCTGCTTGGTAGCCACCCCACCCAAAACCCACCGCGAAAAACCCGCTGATCAGCAGCGTAGTCAGCCGGGCGACCACGGTGCCCATGATCCTGGCCTGGGTTCCCTCTCTGTCCATGGATGGATCTCCACTGCGGTTGTTCTTGTGCGCCGAGCATAGCGGCCGATGCGTGGACGATGACGGGCCGTGGACATGACCATCTTGCATCGCCACTAGCGCCCGATGTCATGGCCGCGCCCATCCGAGGCGCGCCGGGCCCATGAAAAAAGCGGCTCCGAAGAGCCGCTTTTCAAGGGTGTGTTTCGACTGAAACCGATCAGGCCGTTACGCCCTTGGCCACATCGGCAAACTCGGCGATCTGGTCGAAGTTCATGTACTTGTAGATCTTGTCGCCATTCTTATTGATGACGCCGATGTCTGCCAGGTACTCTTCCTTCGTGGGGATGCGGCCGAGCTTGGAGCAAATCGCCGACAGCTCTGCCGAGCCCAGGTACACATTCGTGTTCTTGCCCAGGCGGTTCGGGAAGTTGCGGGTGCTGGTGGACATCACGGTGGCGCCTTCCTTGACCTGCGCCTGGTTGCCCATGCACAGCGAGCAGCCGGGCATCTCCATCCGGGCACCGGCCGCGCCGAACACGCCGTAGTGGCCCTCTTCGGTGAGCTGCTGGGCGTCCATCTTGGTGGGCGGTGCCATCCACAGCTTGACGGGGATGTCCTTCTTGCCTTCGAGCAGCTTGGACGCTGCGCGGAAGTGGCCGATGTTGGTCATGCACGAGCCGATGAACACTTCGTCGATCGCGGCGCCCGCGACGTCCGACAGCGTCTTGGCGTCGTCGGGGTCGTTGGGGCAGCAGACGATGGGTTCGGTGATCTCGGACAGGTCGATCTCGATGACGGCGGCGTACTCGGCGTCTTCATCGGGGGCCAGCAGCTGGGGGTTGGCCAGCCAGGCTTCCATGGCCTTGATGCGACGACCGATGGTGCGTGCGTCGGCATAGCCCTGGGCGATCATGTTCTTGAGCAGCACGATGTTCGAGTTGATGTACTCGATCACGGGTTCCTTGTTCAGGCGCACCGTGCAGCCAGCGGCAGAGCGCTCGGCCGAAGCGTCAGACAGCTCGAACGCCTGCTCGACCTTCATGTCTGGCAGACCTTCGATTTCCAGGATGCGGCCCGAGAAGATGTTCTTCTTGCCCTGCTTGGCCACCGTGAGGTGACCCGCCTTGATGGCGTACAGCGGAATGGCATGCACCAGGTCACGCAGGGTGACGCCGGGCTGCATCTGGCCCTTGAAGCGCACCAGCACCGATTCGGGCATGTCCAGGGGCATCACGCCGGTAGCGGCAGCGAATGCCACCAGGCCGGAGCCAGCGGGGAAACTGATGCCGATGGGGAAGCGGGTGTGCGAGTCGCCACCGGTACCAACCGTATCGGGCAACAGCATGCGGTTGAGCCAGCTGTGGATGATGCCGTCGCCCGGCTTGAGCGAGATGCCGCCGCGCGTGCTGATGAAGTCGGGCAGCTCGTGGTGCATCTTCACGTCCACGGGCTTGGGGTAGGCCGCGGTGTGGCAGAACGACTGCATCACCAGGTCTGCACTGAAACCCAGGCAGGCCAGGTCCTTCAGTTCGTCACGCGTCATGGGGCCGGTGGTGTCCTGCGAGCCGACCGAGGTCATGCGGGGTTCGCAGTAGGTGCCGGGCACCACGCCCTGGCCTTCGGGCAGACCGCAGGCGCGGCCAACCATCTTTTGCGCCAGCGTGAAGCCCTTGCCGGTGGCGGCAGGCACCTGGGGCAGGCGGAACAGCGTGGAAGGCGGCAGGCCCAGGGCCTCCCGCGCCTTGGCAGTCAGGCCGCGGCCAATGATGAGCGGAATACGGCCGCCGGCGCGCACTTCGTCAAACAGCACTTCGCTCTTGACTTCGAACTCGGCAATCACGTTGCCGTCCTTGAGCGCCTTGCCGGCGTAGGGCAGCAGTTCGATCTCGTCGCCCATGTTCATCTGGCTCACGTCCAGCTCGATCGGCAGGGCGCCGGCGTCTTCCATGGTGTTGTAGAAGATGGGGGCAATCTTGCTGCCCAGGCACACGCCGCCAAAACGCTTGTTGGGCACAAACGGGATGTCTTCGCCCGTGAACCACAGCACGCTGTTGGTGGCCGACTTGCGGCTCGAACCCGTACCCACCACGTCGCCCACGTAGGCCACGAGGTTGCCGCGCGCACGCAGGTC encodes the following:
- the acnB gene encoding bifunctional aconitate hydratase 2/2-methylisocitrate dehydratase, coding for MLKAYRDHVAERAALGIPPLPLSAKQTSELVELLKNPPAGEEATLVDLITHRVPAGVDDAAKVKASYLAAVAHGTEVCTLIGREKATQLLGTMLGGYNLTPLIDLLDDAAVASVAAEALKKTLLMFDQFHDVKEKADKGNTFAKAVLQSWADAEWFTSRPEVPQSIKLTVLKVTGETNTDDLSPAPDAWSRPDIPLHALAMLKNKRDGITPEEDGKRGPVKFIEDLRARGNLVAYVGDVVGTGSSRKSATNSVLWFTGEDIPFVPNKRFGGVCLGSKIAPIFYNTMEDAGALPIELDVSQMNMGDEIELLPYAGKALKDGNVIAEFEVKSEVLFDEVRAGGRIPLIIGRGLTAKAREALGLPPSTLFRLPQVPAATGKGFTLAQKMVGRACGLPEGQGVVPGTYCEPRMTSVGSQDTTGPMTRDELKDLACLGFSADLVMQSFCHTAAYPKPVDVKMHHELPDFISTRGGISLKPGDGIIHSWLNRMLLPDTVGTGGDSHTRFPIGISFPAGSGLVAFAAATGVMPLDMPESVLVRFKGQMQPGVTLRDLVHAIPLYAIKAGHLTVAKQGKKNIFSGRILEIEGLPDMKVEQAFELSDASAERSAAGCTVRLNKEPVIEYINSNIVLLKNMIAQGYADARTIGRRIKAMEAWLANPQLLAPDEDAEYAAVIEIDLSEITEPIVCCPNDPDDAKTLSDVAGAAIDEVFIGSCMTNIGHFRAASKLLEGKKDIPVKLWMAPPTKMDAQQLTEEGHYGVFGAAGARMEMPGCSLCMGNQAQVKEGATVMSTSTRNFPNRLGKNTNVYLGSAELSAICSKLGRIPTKEEYLADIGVINKNGDKIYKYMNFDQIAEFADVAKGVTA